From one Microbacterium sp. 10M-3C3 genomic stretch:
- a CDS encoding NAD(P)/FAD-dependent oxidoreductase — translation MSAREYDVIVIGAGPVGENVADRAVQGGLSAVIVESELVGGECSYWACMPSKALLRSGAALRAARAVDGAKQAVTGDLDVAAVLKRRDRMTHAWNDAGQVEWLQGAGIELVRGHGALAGEKRVVVTADDGTTTELVARHAVAVCTGTAALLPDAPGLAAIQPWTSREATSAEHVPGSLAIVGGGTVGVEMATAYATLGTHVTLLVRSTLLGTLEPFAGGMVADALRDAGVDIRFGVDVVSAARPEGGKATLELSDGASIEADEVLVAIGRTPRTQDVGLETVGLTPGSWIEVDDTLRVPGSDWLYAVGDVNHRVLLTHQGKYQARAAGDVIAARAKGEAVDDAPWGAHVATADHAAVPQVTFTDPEVASVGLTAAAAEKAGIRARAVDYDISWVAGASEQSDAYTGQARMVVDEDRGVIVGATFVGPDIAELLHSATIAVVGEVPLHRLWHAVPSYPTVSEVWLRLLETYGRDSAHSPA, via the coding sequence ATGAGCGCACGCGAGTACGACGTCATCGTCATCGGAGCCGGGCCCGTCGGGGAGAACGTCGCGGACCGCGCGGTCCAGGGCGGCCTGTCGGCGGTCATCGTCGAATCGGAGCTCGTGGGCGGCGAGTGCTCGTACTGGGCGTGCATGCCGTCGAAGGCTCTGCTGCGCAGCGGCGCCGCGCTGCGGGCGGCTCGCGCGGTCGACGGCGCGAAGCAGGCCGTGACCGGCGACCTCGACGTCGCGGCCGTGCTGAAGCGGCGCGACCGCATGACGCACGCGTGGAACGACGCCGGCCAAGTCGAGTGGCTCCAGGGCGCGGGCATCGAGCTCGTGCGCGGTCACGGCGCCCTCGCGGGCGAGAAGCGCGTGGTCGTCACCGCGGACGACGGCACCACGACGGAACTCGTCGCGCGGCACGCCGTCGCCGTCTGCACGGGGACGGCCGCGCTCCTCCCGGATGCGCCCGGGCTCGCCGCCATCCAGCCGTGGACGAGCCGCGAGGCGACCTCCGCCGAGCACGTCCCCGGCTCGCTCGCGATCGTCGGCGGCGGCACCGTCGGGGTCGAGATGGCGACCGCGTACGCGACGCTCGGCACGCACGTCACGCTGCTGGTGCGCTCGACCCTCCTCGGCACGCTCGAGCCCTTCGCGGGCGGGATGGTCGCGGACGCGCTGCGCGACGCGGGCGTCGACATCCGATTCGGCGTGGACGTCGTCTCCGCCGCGCGGCCGGAGGGCGGGAAGGCGACGCTCGAGCTCTCGGACGGTGCGAGCATCGAGGCTGACGAGGTGCTCGTGGCCATCGGGCGCACCCCGCGCACGCAGGATGTGGGACTGGAGACCGTGGGGCTCACGCCGGGGTCGTGGATCGAGGTCGACGACACCCTGCGCGTGCCCGGATCGGACTGGCTGTACGCCGTCGGCGACGTGAACCACCGCGTGCTGCTCACGCACCAGGGGAAGTACCAGGCCCGTGCCGCGGGCGACGTCATCGCCGCGCGCGCGAAGGGCGAGGCGGTCGACGACGCCCCGTGGGGCGCGCACGTCGCGACCGCCGACCACGCGGCCGTGCCGCAGGTGACCTTCACCGACCCGGAGGTGGCGTCGGTCGGTCTCACGGCGGCCGCGGCGGAGAAGGCCGGCATCCGTGCCCGTGCGGTCGACTACGACATCTCATGGGTCGCCGGCGCGAGCGAGCAGTCCGACGCCTACACCGGCCAGGCGCGCATGGTCGTCGACGAGGACCGCGGCGTCATCGTCGGGGCGACCTTCGTCGGCCCCGACATCGCCGAGCTGCTGCACTCGGCGACGATCGCCGTGGTCGGCGAGGTGCCGCTGCACCGCCTGTGGCACGCGGTGCCCTCGTACCCGACGGTCAGCGAGGTGTGGCTGCGCCTGCTCGAGACCTACGGTCGCGACAGCGCCCATTCCCCCGCCTGA
- a CDS encoding LacI family DNA-binding transcriptional regulator — MTPAGHPTIADVARRAGVSKGLVSFALNDKPGVAPDTRARILAAAHDLGWSPSLRARSLSVGRAFACGIVIGRSPDVIAADPFFPSFIAGVEDAFSVSGQVLVLAVATPGRQEEETYRGLAADRRVDGVILMDLRAGDPRIALVQELGLAAVTLGAPDVESPFPSVTSDDGAGIRLAVEHLAGLGHRRIAHVAGPDGMLHAEHRRAAFDAAAAAAGAESIVVTTDFSAADGARATEHLLDAAQPPTAIVYSNDSMAVAGLGVAQRRGLVVPRDLSITGFDDTEIGRHVHPALTSVATDARGWGSVAARTLLETIAGSAPGDVRLDDPRLAVRASTASPAETAAEL; from the coding sequence GTGACGCCCGCCGGACATCCCACGATCGCCGACGTCGCGCGCCGCGCGGGCGTCAGCAAGGGGCTCGTGTCCTTCGCGCTGAACGACAAGCCCGGCGTCGCGCCCGACACGCGCGCGCGCATCCTCGCCGCCGCGCACGACCTCGGCTGGTCGCCGAGCCTGCGCGCCCGTTCGCTGAGCGTCGGCCGCGCCTTCGCGTGCGGCATCGTCATCGGCCGCAGCCCCGACGTCATCGCGGCCGACCCGTTCTTCCCCTCCTTCATCGCGGGCGTCGAGGACGCGTTCTCGGTGTCGGGTCAAGTGCTCGTGCTCGCCGTGGCCACGCCCGGACGGCAGGAGGAGGAGACCTACCGGGGGCTCGCTGCCGACCGACGCGTCGACGGGGTGATCCTCATGGACCTCCGCGCCGGCGACCCGCGCATCGCGCTCGTGCAAGAGTTGGGCCTGGCCGCGGTGACCCTCGGCGCGCCGGACGTCGAGAGCCCGTTCCCCAGCGTCACGTCCGACGACGGCGCGGGCATCCGGCTCGCCGTCGAGCATCTCGCCGGCCTCGGCCACCGTCGCATCGCGCATGTCGCCGGCCCCGACGGGATGCTGCACGCCGAGCACCGACGCGCGGCGTTCGACGCGGCGGCCGCCGCCGCCGGCGCCGAGAGCATCGTCGTCACGACCGACTTCTCCGCCGCCGACGGCGCGCGGGCGACGGAGCACCTCCTCGACGCCGCGCAGCCGCCGACGGCGATCGTGTACTCCAACGACAGCATGGCCGTCGCCGGGCTGGGGGTCGCCCAGCGTCGCGGCCTCGTCGTGCCGCGCGATCTGTCGATCACAGGTTTCGACGACACCGAGATCGGCCGCCACGTGCACCCCGCCCTCACGAGTGTCGCGACGGACGCCCGCGGCTGGGGCTCCGTCGCGGCGCGCACCCTGCTCGAGACGATCGCCGGCTCCGCGCCGGGCGACGTCCGACTCGACGACCCGCGGCTCGCGGTCCGCGCATCCACCGCATCCCCTGCCGAAACCGCGGCCGAGCTCTGA
- a CDS encoding extracellular solute-binding protein, with protein MRRRILIAAVGAAGALALTACSGGGGGGGGMDSRGEITIWYSNNEAEIAWGQQMVDAWNADHPDEKITAQEIPAGSSSEEVISAAITAGNAPCLIFNTSPAAVPGFQRQGGLVDLSDFPDGDDYITARSGDVADQYRSEDGDFYQLPWKSNPVMIFYNKDMFAKAGLDPENPSLSTYDEFLQTARTLKSAGVASYAINPAPTSEFFQSWFDFYPLYAAQTGGTQLVEDGKATFDDDNGQAVAEFWRTLYEEQLAGNEQYQGDAFADGYAAMAIVGPWAVDVYKDKVNWGAVPVPTENGTDAADTYTFSDAKNVGLFTACTNKATAWDVLKFATSEEQDGKWLEETGQMPLRQDLTATYPDFFSANPAYEQFGDQAARTVEVPNVQSSIEIWQAFRDEYSKSVIFGEEDVPTFLKTAADQVDQLAGGN; from the coding sequence ATGCGACGACGCATCCTCATCGCAGCAGTCGGCGCCGCCGGCGCCCTGGCCCTGACCGCCTGCAGCGGCGGCGGAGGCGGGGGAGGCGGCATGGACAGCCGCGGCGAGATCACCATCTGGTACTCCAACAACGAGGCCGAGATCGCGTGGGGCCAGCAGATGGTCGACGCGTGGAACGCCGACCACCCCGACGAGAAGATCACGGCGCAGGAGATCCCCGCGGGATCCTCGAGCGAGGAGGTCATCTCGGCCGCGATCACGGCGGGGAACGCCCCGTGCCTGATCTTCAACACGTCGCCCGCCGCCGTGCCCGGCTTCCAGCGCCAGGGCGGCCTCGTCGATCTGTCGGACTTCCCCGACGGCGACGACTACATCACCGCCCGCAGCGGCGATGTGGCCGACCAGTACCGGTCGGAGGACGGCGACTTCTACCAGCTGCCGTGGAAGTCGAACCCCGTGATGATCTTCTACAACAAGGACATGTTCGCGAAGGCCGGGCTCGACCCGGAGAACCCGTCGCTGTCGACGTACGACGAGTTCCTCCAGACCGCGCGCACCCTGAAATCGGCCGGCGTCGCCTCGTACGCCATCAACCCGGCGCCCACGAGCGAGTTCTTCCAGTCGTGGTTCGACTTCTACCCGCTGTACGCCGCGCAGACCGGCGGCACGCAGCTCGTCGAGGACGGCAAGGCCACCTTCGACGACGACAACGGCCAGGCGGTCGCCGAGTTCTGGCGGACGCTCTACGAGGAGCAGCTCGCCGGCAACGAGCAGTACCAGGGCGACGCGTTCGCCGACGGATACGCCGCCATGGCGATCGTGGGGCCGTGGGCCGTCGACGTGTACAAGGACAAGGTCAACTGGGGCGCCGTGCCGGTGCCGACCGAGAACGGCACGGATGCGGCGGACACGTACACGTTCAGCGACGCGAAGAACGTCGGTCTGTTCACCGCGTGCACGAACAAGGCCACCGCGTGGGACGTGCTGAAGTTCGCCACGAGTGAGGAGCAGGACGGGAAGTGGCTCGAGGAGACCGGCCAGATGCCGTTGCGACAGGACCTCACCGCCACCTACCCCGACTTCTTCTCGGCCAACCCCGCCTACGAGCAGTTCGGCGACCAGGCCGCGCGCACCGTCGAGGTTCCCAACGTGCAGAGCTCGATCGAGATCTGGCAGGCCTTCCGCGACGAGTACTCGAAGTCGGTCATCTTCGGCGAGGAGGACGTGCCCACGTTCCTGAAGACCGCGGCCGACCAGGTCGACCAGCTGGCGGGCGGGAACTGA
- a CDS encoding sugar ABC transporter permease has product MSTDVAPERTGTATSPRGGEAPARRRGRRLLGAQPLGILFSAPYVAFVLLVFAYPVIFAVWMSFQDYFFAAPGAVVDRPFVGFDNYAAVLSDPAVWRAFGNVGIFLVINVPLTVALSMLLATALDRVVRARTFFRVSYYVPYVTASVAVVAVWLFLFSKEGLVNNALGPLAPDPSWLVNSALAMPTIAFFVTWKGLGFYILLYLAALQNVPRELYESVSVDGGGRIRQFFSVTVPSVRPATLLVVLLSTITGANLFTEPYLLTGGGGPNGASTSPVLLIYQKGIEQQNPDQAAAIGVILMVFVLIIAALQRRFVGGEER; this is encoded by the coding sequence ATGAGCACCGACGTGGCGCCCGAGCGCACGGGCACCGCGACGAGCCCCCGCGGCGGCGAGGCTCCGGCCCGCCGCCGCGGGCGGCGCCTGCTCGGCGCGCAGCCGCTGGGCATCCTCTTCTCGGCGCCGTACGTCGCCTTCGTGCTGCTGGTGTTCGCCTACCCCGTGATCTTCGCGGTGTGGATGAGCTTCCAGGACTACTTCTTCGCCGCCCCCGGCGCCGTCGTCGACCGGCCCTTCGTCGGCTTCGACAACTACGCCGCCGTGCTGTCCGACCCCGCCGTGTGGCGCGCGTTCGGCAACGTCGGCATCTTCCTCGTCATCAACGTCCCCCTCACCGTCGCGCTCTCCATGCTGCTCGCGACCGCGCTGGACCGCGTCGTGCGGGCGCGGACGTTCTTCCGCGTCAGCTACTACGTGCCCTACGTCACGGCCTCCGTCGCGGTGGTCGCGGTGTGGCTGTTCCTCTTCTCCAAGGAGGGGCTCGTCAACAACGCGCTCGGCCCGCTCGCGCCCGACCCGTCGTGGCTCGTGAACTCCGCCCTGGCGATGCCGACGATCGCGTTCTTCGTGACGTGGAAGGGGCTCGGGTTCTACATCCTGCTCTACCTCGCGGCGCTGCAGAACGTGCCGCGGGAGCTCTACGAGTCGGTCTCGGTCGACGGCGGTGGCCGCATCCGGCAGTTCTTCTCGGTGACCGTGCCGAGCGTGCGCCCGGCGACGCTGCTGGTCGTGCTGCTGTCAACGATCACGGGCGCGAACCTCTTCACCGAGCCGTACCTGCTCACCGGCGGCGGCGGCCCCAACGGCGCGTCGACCTCGCCCGTGCTGCTGATCTACCAGAAGGGCATCGAGCAGCAGAACCCCGACCAGGCCGCCGCGATCGGCGTCATCCTCATGGTCTTCGTGCTGATCATCGCCGCGCTGCAGCGGCGGTTCGTGGGAGGGGAGGAGCGATGA
- a CDS encoding carbohydrate ABC transporter permease: protein MRRALGSKIALYIVLALGALAFLFPFYYMVVGSLQTDVDSSLAGAFPHPGNLTVENYVAINGRINLLQGLVNSGIFTGGVILGTIVFGVLAGYALAVLHWRGRGFTFGLALLVQVVPFQLLMIPLYVMIARDYGLSDSYLGMILPFFINSTAVVIFRQYFLQLPPELFAAARIDGAGEFRLLWNVALPLVRPALLTAVLLTFIGPWNEFLWPFLITKDASMQPLAVSLANFISNIAASTANPFGAMMAGAVVLAAPAVLLFVLFQRYFTSNDLGSGVKG from the coding sequence ATGAGACGCGCCCTCGGATCGAAGATCGCCCTGTACATCGTGCTCGCGCTCGGCGCGCTGGCGTTCCTCTTCCCCTTCTACTACATGGTGGTCGGGTCGCTGCAGACGGATGTCGACAGCTCGCTGGCCGGCGCCTTCCCGCACCCCGGCAACCTCACGGTCGAGAACTACGTCGCGATCAACGGCCGCATCAACCTGCTGCAGGGGCTCGTGAACTCCGGCATCTTCACCGGCGGCGTGATCCTCGGCACGATCGTGTTCGGCGTGCTCGCCGGATACGCGCTGGCGGTGCTGCACTGGCGGGGCCGCGGCTTCACGTTCGGGCTCGCGCTTCTCGTGCAGGTCGTGCCGTTCCAGCTGCTCATGATCCCGCTGTACGTGATGATCGCGCGCGACTACGGCCTGTCCGACAGCTACCTCGGCATGATCCTGCCGTTCTTCATCAACTCGACGGCGGTCGTGATCTTCCGGCAGTACTTCCTGCAGCTGCCCCCGGAGCTGTTCGCCGCGGCGCGCATCGACGGCGCAGGGGAGTTCCGGCTGCTGTGGAACGTCGCGCTGCCGCTCGTGCGGCCGGCCCTCCTCACGGCGGTGCTGCTGACCTTCATCGGCCCGTGGAACGAGTTCCTGTGGCCGTTCCTCATCACGAAGGACGCGTCGATGCAGCCGCTCGCGGTGTCGCTCGCGAACTTCATCTCCAACATCGCCGCCTCCACGGCGAACCCGTTCGGCGCCATGATGGCCGGCGCCGTCGTGCTCGCCGCGCCCGCGGTGCTGCTGTTCGTGCTGTTCCAGCGCTACTTCACATCGAATGACCTCGGATCCGGAGTGAAAGGCTGA
- a CDS encoding glycosidase, protein MSAYPEVPYRLTRVGVVMTPEPGDPQEAEGVLNPASGRGPDGQLYLLPRLVADGNVSRVGLARVVVEDGVPVGVERQGVVLEPDRGWERGVGNAGVEDPRTTWIEALGMHVMTYVAYGPLGPRTAVAVSEDLRSWRRLGPALFRYQDDLDMDLNLFHNKDTVFFPEPVTAPDGTRALAVLHRPMWDLGETKPGQGVRVPAGVEDTRQSIWISYVPLAAVEDDIANLALWEQHRFVAGPEFPFEALKIGGGPPPRRTPEGWLVLHHGVTGTIDSAFAQQQKVNYAAGALILDADDPSRVVARTSEPLLAPETDDERSGIVPNVVFPTAIEEIDGRLFVFYGMADSKIGVALLERTA, encoded by the coding sequence ATGTCCGCATATCCCGAAGTCCCCTACCGCCTGACCCGCGTGGGCGTCGTCATGACGCCCGAGCCGGGCGACCCGCAGGAAGCGGAGGGCGTGCTGAACCCTGCATCCGGGCGCGGGCCCGACGGGCAGCTGTACCTGCTGCCGCGGCTGGTGGCCGACGGCAACGTGTCGCGCGTCGGCCTCGCACGGGTCGTCGTCGAAGACGGCGTGCCGGTGGGCGTCGAGCGGCAGGGCGTCGTCCTCGAGCCCGACCGTGGCTGGGAGCGCGGCGTCGGCAACGCCGGCGTGGAAGACCCCCGCACGACATGGATCGAGGCGCTCGGGATGCACGTCATGACGTACGTGGCCTACGGTCCGCTCGGCCCCCGCACGGCGGTCGCGGTGTCGGAGGACCTCCGGTCGTGGCGACGCCTGGGGCCGGCGCTGTTCCGGTACCAGGACGACCTCGACATGGACCTGAACCTCTTCCACAACAAGGACACCGTCTTCTTCCCCGAGCCGGTCACGGCGCCCGACGGGACGCGCGCGCTCGCCGTGCTGCACCGCCCCATGTGGGACCTCGGCGAGACCAAGCCCGGCCAGGGCGTACGGGTGCCGGCCGGCGTCGAAGACACCCGCCAGTCGATCTGGATCAGCTACGTGCCGCTCGCGGCGGTCGAGGACGACATCGCGAACCTCGCGCTGTGGGAGCAGCACCGGTTCGTCGCGGGACCGGAGTTCCCGTTCGAGGCGCTCAAGATCGGCGGCGGCCCGCCCCCGCGGCGCACCCCCGAGGGCTGGCTCGTGCTGCACCACGGCGTCACGGGCACGATCGACAGCGCCTTCGCGCAGCAGCAGAAGGTGAACTACGCCGCCGGTGCGCTGATCCTCGACGCCGACGACCCCTCGCGGGTCGTCGCGCGCACGTCCGAGCCGCTCCTGGCACCCGAGACCGACGACGAGCGCAGCGGCATCGTCCCCAACGTCGTCTTCCCCACGGCCATCGAGGAGATCGACGGGCGCCTGTTCGTCTTCTACGGCATGGCCGACTCGAAGATCGGCGTCGCGCTGCTCGAGCGCACGGCCTGA
- a CDS encoding LysR family transcriptional regulator — METRLLEYFVTVAEEQSVTAAAHRLFAAQSTVSAGLKSLERDLGIRLFERSTTAVALTPAGEDLLPRARALVDDVAELRHAAGTAHAGLRGRIRIGTFPGLRVVDLPGILGAFRRAHPLVDVRLSASPTGSSGLFDDLERDRLDLALTALPPLAGLRGWELGAYPFVALVPPSHPLASRSPHAGVRLAELADEEWVDVLPGYGNRVQVDAELARHGIARRVSAEVGELPAVPACVAAGLGVAVVPDIVDTGGCAVLALRDDLPPWRVSLTATARALRRPHVRALADAVLATR, encoded by the coding sequence ATGGAGACGCGACTGCTGGAGTACTTCGTCACGGTGGCCGAGGAGCAGAGCGTCACCGCCGCCGCGCACCGGCTCTTCGCCGCGCAGTCCACCGTGTCGGCGGGCCTGAAGAGCCTCGAGCGCGACCTCGGGATCCGGCTGTTCGAGCGCTCGACGACCGCCGTCGCCCTGACGCCGGCCGGCGAAGACCTCCTCCCCCGCGCCCGCGCGCTCGTCGACGACGTGGCGGAGCTGCGCCACGCGGCGGGGACCGCGCACGCCGGACTGCGCGGCCGCATCCGGATCGGCACGTTCCCGGGTCTCCGCGTCGTCGACCTCCCCGGCATCCTCGGCGCCTTCCGTCGCGCGCATCCGCTCGTCGACGTGCGGCTGAGCGCGTCGCCGACGGGCTCGAGCGGACTGTTCGACGACCTCGAGCGCGATCGCCTCGACCTCGCGCTCACCGCCCTCCCCCCGCTCGCGGGTCTGCGCGGGTGGGAGCTCGGCGCGTACCCGTTCGTCGCGCTCGTGCCCCCGTCGCATCCGCTCGCGTCGCGCTCGCCGCACGCGGGCGTGCGCCTCGCCGAGCTCGCCGACGAAGAATGGGTGGACGTGCTGCCCGGCTACGGCAACCGCGTCCAGGTGGATGCCGAGCTCGCCCGCCACGGTATCGCCCGCCGCGTGTCGGCCGAAGTGGGTGAGCTTCCCGCGGTGCCGGCGTGCGTGGCCGCCGGGCTCGGCGTCGCCGTCGTGCCCGACATCGTCGACACCGGCGGGTGCGCCGTGCTGGCGCTGCGGGACGACCTGCCGCCGTGGCGCGTCTCGCTCACCGCCACTGCGCGAGCCCTCCGCCGCCCGCACGTGCGCGCGCTCGCCGACGCGGTGCTCGCCACGCGCTGA
- a CDS encoding MFS transporter codes for MTAPLTASAPTVTRGTSGHGAAASAPTWRLTHRTGFWVTAATFLVLMAFNTVPTPLYALYQERDRFPTFLITVIFAAYSVGVMVSLFLAGHLSDRLGRRPLILAATGVEIAAAVMFTLWPDVTGLIVSRLVAGLGIGILTASATAHLADLRRAHRPDSRTFAPTVAGIANMGGLALGPLIGGLFAEFAPAPLLVPYIVFLLAFLGLGFAYAFVPETVERPAEPFHYRPQRVRVPDEGRRAYWAAGIAAFAAFAVTGLFGSVAPTFLVRILGQSDHLVAGVVTFSVFGAAALAQVVFARLTMPQQLRLGVGAMIVGLVLLGAADLSHSGLLFVGGGVVAGAGVGLLFRGALAIAGALSDPRMRSEITSGIFLLAFAGMTVPPLAVGAALLIVPIVPVFLGFVVLVLALTVWAGAVILRESRRLAA; via the coding sequence ATGACCGCTCCGCTCACCGCATCAGCTCCCACCGTCACGCGCGGCACCTCGGGCCACGGAGCCGCCGCGTCGGCTCCGACGTGGCGCCTCACGCACCGCACGGGCTTCTGGGTGACGGCGGCGACCTTCCTCGTGCTGATGGCGTTCAACACGGTGCCGACCCCGCTGTACGCGCTCTACCAGGAACGCGACAGATTCCCGACCTTCCTCATCACGGTGATCTTCGCGGCCTACTCCGTGGGCGTGATGGTGTCGCTCTTCCTCGCCGGGCACCTCAGCGACCGCCTCGGCCGACGCCCGCTCATCCTCGCCGCCACCGGCGTCGAGATCGCCGCTGCCGTCATGTTCACGCTGTGGCCGGATGTCACGGGCCTCATCGTGTCGCGGCTCGTCGCGGGCCTTGGCATCGGCATCCTCACCGCCTCCGCCACCGCCCACCTCGCCGACCTCCGCCGCGCGCACCGCCCCGACAGCCGCACGTTCGCGCCGACGGTGGCCGGCATCGCGAACATGGGGGGACTCGCCCTCGGCCCCCTCATCGGCGGGCTCTTCGCCGAGTTCGCGCCCGCGCCGCTGCTCGTGCCGTACATCGTCTTCCTCCTCGCCTTCCTCGGCCTCGGCTTCGCGTACGCCTTCGTGCCCGAGACCGTCGAGCGCCCCGCCGAGCCGTTCCACTACCGCCCGCAGCGCGTGCGCGTCCCCGACGAGGGCCGCCGCGCCTACTGGGCGGCCGGGATCGCCGCCTTCGCCGCCTTCGCTGTCACCGGCCTCTTCGGCTCGGTCGCCCCCACTTTCCTCGTGCGGATCCTCGGGCAGAGCGACCACCTCGTCGCGGGGGTCGTGACCTTCTCCGTCTTCGGCGCCGCAGCACTCGCCCAGGTCGTGTTCGCGCGCCTCACCATGCCGCAGCAGCTGCGTCTCGGCGTCGGCGCCATGATCGTCGGGCTCGTGCTCCTGGGCGCGGCCGACCTCTCGCACTCGGGCCTGCTCTTCGTGGGCGGCGGCGTCGTCGCCGGCGCCGGTGTCGGTCTCCTGTTCCGCGGGGCGCTCGCGATCGCCGGCGCGCTGTCTGATCCCCGGATGCGGAGCGAGATCACCTCCGGCATCTTCCTGCTCGCCTTCGCGGGCATGACCGTGCCGCCCCTCGCCGTTGGCGCCGCGCTGCTGATCGTGCCGATCGTGCCGGTGTTCCTCGGCTTCGTGGTCCTCGTGCTCGCGCTCACCGTGTGGGCGGGTGCGGTGATCCTGCGCGAGAGCCGTCGCCTCGCGGCCTGA
- a CDS encoding AlkA N-terminal domain-containing protein — MGITAGVLAPQGFDERYRAIQSRDRRFDGQFVTAVRTTGIYCRPSCPARTPHERNVTFFATSAAAHEAGYRACKRCLPEAAPGSPAWDQRGDVTARAMRLIADGVVDREGVPGLARRLGYSTRHLTRLLTAELGAGPLALSRAQRAHTARLLLVATDLPSADVAFAAGFTSVRQFTDTIGEVFGMPPLALRARRRTGHDAPAGTLDLVLPFRGPLDAPGLFGWMRAHAVPGVEAGDARTFARTVRLDGGPAWFEVRCEGGPHGDRLRLRTRLTALGDLGALLARVRRLFDLDADPIAVDAALSQHDQLRPLVRDIPGVRVPGAVDAPEMLLRAIIGQQISVAAARTAMGRLAAALGEPFAVDRQAPANAGGAVLTHLFPTPRAIAEHGGEVLTGPRARIRAIVGAASALADGTLALGPGDDAAEQRRALLALPGVGPWTADYVRMRVLGDPDVFLPGDVAARTGAAAAGLPGEPRGLTAWAERTAPWRSYLMAHLWFAAPVTRAWRVAASDPILQEPR, encoded by the coding sequence GTGGGCATCACGGCGGGGGTCCTCGCACCCCAGGGCTTCGACGAGCGCTATCGCGCGATCCAGTCGCGCGACCGCCGGTTCGACGGCCAGTTCGTCACGGCCGTGCGCACGACAGGCATCTACTGCCGACCGAGCTGCCCCGCCCGCACGCCGCACGAGCGCAACGTCACGTTCTTCGCGACGTCCGCCGCCGCCCACGAGGCGGGATATCGCGCGTGCAAGCGCTGCCTCCCCGAAGCGGCCCCCGGCTCGCCCGCGTGGGACCAGCGCGGCGACGTCACGGCCCGCGCGATGCGCCTCATCGCCGACGGCGTCGTCGACCGCGAGGGCGTGCCCGGCCTCGCGCGGCGCCTCGGCTACTCGACGCGCCACCTGACGCGCCTGCTCACGGCCGAGCTCGGCGCCGGGCCGCTCGCCCTCAGCCGCGCGCAGCGCGCGCACACCGCGCGACTGCTCCTGGTCGCCACCGACCTCCCGTCGGCCGACGTCGCCTTCGCGGCGGGGTTCACGAGCGTGCGGCAGTTCACCGACACGATCGGCGAGGTGTTCGGGATGCCTCCCCTCGCCCTGCGTGCACGCCGGCGCACCGGGCACGACGCCCCCGCCGGCACGCTCGATCTCGTGCTGCCCTTCCGCGGGCCGCTCGATGCGCCGGGACTGTTCGGATGGATGCGCGCGCACGCCGTGCCGGGCGTCGAGGCCGGAGACGCGCGCACCTTCGCGCGCACGGTGCGCCTCGACGGCGGGCCCGCCTGGTTCGAGGTCCGGTGCGAGGGCGGGCCGCACGGCGACCGGCTGCGCCTGCGCACGCGCCTGACCGCGCTCGGCGACCTCGGTGCGCTGCTCGCCCGCGTCCGCCGGCTGTTCGACCTCGACGCCGACCCGATCGCCGTCGACGCCGCGCTGTCGCAGCACGACCAGCTCCGGCCGCTGGTGCGTGACATCCCCGGCGTGCGCGTGCCCGGGGCCGTCGACGCGCCCGAGATGCTGCTGCGCGCGATCATCGGTCAGCAGATCAGCGTGGCCGCGGCGCGCACCGCGATGGGGCGTCTCGCCGCGGCGCTCGGAGAGCCGTTCGCCGTCGATCGGCAGGCCCCCGCGAATGCGGGCGGTGCCGTGCTCACGCACCTGTTCCCCACGCCGAGGGCGATCGCCGAGCACGGCGGCGAGGTGCTGACCGGGCCCCGCGCACGCATCCGCGCCATCGTGGGCGCCGCATCCGCCCTCGCCGACGGCACCCTCGCACTCGGCCCCGGCGACGACGCCGCCGAACAGCGGCGCGCCCTGCTCGCGCTCCCCGGCGTCGGCCCGTGGACCGCCGACTACGTGCGCATGCGCGTGCTCGGCGACCCCGACGTCTTCCTGCCGGGTGACGTCGCCGCGCGCACCGGTGCCGCGGCGGCGGGCCTCCCGGGGGAGCCGCGCGGCCTCACCGCGTGGGCCGAGCGGACGGCGCCGTGGCGCAGCTACCTCATGGCCCACCTGTGGTTCGCCGCGCCCGTCACGCGCGCGTGGCGCGTCGCCGCATCCGACCCGATCCTCCAGGAGCCCCGATGA